One genomic window of Quercus lobata isolate SW786 chromosome 9, ValleyOak3.0 Primary Assembly, whole genome shotgun sequence includes the following:
- the LOC115960178 gene encoding GATA transcription factor 24-like isoform X1, translated as MAAANPQPLQARPYGDHVAVRGPIPLDDDDEGEYEDGGGGGDDAMDDLEDAHVNSVSVAEYGVGVGGGGGGGGCGGGVGGGVVMASRTSELTLSFEGEVYVFPAVTPEKVQAVLLLLGGRDVPTGVPTIEVPFNQNNRGVGETPKRSNLSRRIASLVRFREKRKERCFDKKIRYTVRKEVAQRMHRKNGQFASVKENSGASSWDSPQSCLQDGTPHPESVLRRCQHCGVSENNTPAMRRGPAGPRTLCNACGLMWANKGTLRDLSKGGRNVSMDHVGPETPVDVKPSITDGEFSGNQDEQEAPEDPSKPVTEGTNKSSVNPDEEDLHDAAVDFSDLPMGLVHSSVNDEEQLWYLQEPLVELPNPSDTDIDIPANFD; from the exons ATGGCGGCAGCGAATCCACAGCCTTTGCAGGCGCGTCCGTATGGGGACCACGTGGCGGTGCGGGGACCGATACCGCTTGACGATGATGATGAAGGTGAGTACgaagatggtggtggtggtggtgatgatgcTATGGATGACTTGGAAGATGCTCACGTGAATTCGGTTAGCGTTGCGGAGTATGGAGTTGgagttggtggtggtggtggtggtggtggctgtggtggAGGTGTTGGTGGAGGAGTGGTTATGGCGTCTCGGACGAGTGAGCTTACTCTTTCTTTCGAAGGTGAGGTCTACGTGTTCCCTGCTGTCACGCCTGAAAAG GTACAAGCAGTGCTCTTGCTTCTAGGTGGACGCGATGTACCAACTGGTGTGCCTACAATTGAAGTACCTTTTAATCAAAATAACAGG GGTGTAGGTGAAACCCCAAAGCGCTCAAATCTTTCACGAAGAATAGCATCCTTGGTTAGGTTTCGTGAAAAACGGAAAGAGAGatgttttgacaaaaaaattcgGTACACTGTTCGAAAAGAAGTTGCACAGAG GATGCACCGCAAGAATGGACAGTTTGCATCtgtaaaagaaaattcaggTGCTTCTAGTTGGGATTCTCCTCAGAGTTGCCTTCAAGATGGTACTCCTCATCCAGAATCTGT TTTGCGCAGATGTCAACATTGTGGTGTTAGTGAAAATAATACTCCTGCAATGCGTCGTGGGCCAGCTGGACCGAGGACTTTATGTAATGCATGCGGTCTAATGTGGGCAAATaag GGAACATTGAGGGATCTCAGTAAGGGAGGAAGGAATGTTTCCATGGACCATGTTGGACCT GAAACCCCAGTTGATGTCAAACCGTCAATTACAGATGGAGAATTCTCTGGCAACCAGGATGAGCAA GAAGCTCCTGAAGACCCTTCTAAACCTGTCACTGAAGGAACCAATAAGTCTTCTGTTAACCCTGATGAGGAA GATTTGCATGACGCTGCTGTAGATTTTTCGGATCTTCCCATGGGACTTGTCCATTCTTCAGTTAATGATGAGGAGCAG TTGTGGTATCTGCAGGAACCTTTGGTTGAGCTTCCTAATCCTTCAGATACAGATATAGATATCCCTGCTAACTTCGATTAG
- the LOC115960178 gene encoding GATA transcription factor 24-like isoform X3, producing MAAANPQPLQARPYGDHVAVRGPIPLDDDDEGEYEDGGGGGDDAMDDLEDAHVNSVSVAEYGVGVGGGGGGGGCGGGVGGGVVMASRTSELTLSFEGEVYVFPAVTPEKVQAVLLLLGGRDVPTGVPTIEVPFNQNNRGVGETPKRSNLSRRIASLVRFREKRKERCFDKKIRYTVRKEVAQRMHRKNGQFASVKENSGASSWDSPQSCLQDGTPHPESVLRRCQHCGVSENNTPAMRRGPAGPRTLCNACGLMWANKGTLRDLSKGGRNVSMDHVGPETPVDVKPSITDGEFSGNQDEQEAPEDPSKPVTEGTNKSSVNPDEEDLHDAAVDFSDLPMGLVHSSVNDEEQEPLVELPNPSDTDIDIPANFD from the exons ATGGCGGCAGCGAATCCACAGCCTTTGCAGGCGCGTCCGTATGGGGACCACGTGGCGGTGCGGGGACCGATACCGCTTGACGATGATGATGAAGGTGAGTACgaagatggtggtggtggtggtgatgatgcTATGGATGACTTGGAAGATGCTCACGTGAATTCGGTTAGCGTTGCGGAGTATGGAGTTGgagttggtggtggtggtggtggtggtggctgtggtggAGGTGTTGGTGGAGGAGTGGTTATGGCGTCTCGGACGAGTGAGCTTACTCTTTCTTTCGAAGGTGAGGTCTACGTGTTCCCTGCTGTCACGCCTGAAAAG GTACAAGCAGTGCTCTTGCTTCTAGGTGGACGCGATGTACCAACTGGTGTGCCTACAATTGAAGTACCTTTTAATCAAAATAACAGG GGTGTAGGTGAAACCCCAAAGCGCTCAAATCTTTCACGAAGAATAGCATCCTTGGTTAGGTTTCGTGAAAAACGGAAAGAGAGatgttttgacaaaaaaattcgGTACACTGTTCGAAAAGAAGTTGCACAGAG GATGCACCGCAAGAATGGACAGTTTGCATCtgtaaaagaaaattcaggTGCTTCTAGTTGGGATTCTCCTCAGAGTTGCCTTCAAGATGGTACTCCTCATCCAGAATCTGT TTTGCGCAGATGTCAACATTGTGGTGTTAGTGAAAATAATACTCCTGCAATGCGTCGTGGGCCAGCTGGACCGAGGACTTTATGTAATGCATGCGGTCTAATGTGGGCAAATaag GGAACATTGAGGGATCTCAGTAAGGGAGGAAGGAATGTTTCCATGGACCATGTTGGACCT GAAACCCCAGTTGATGTCAAACCGTCAATTACAGATGGAGAATTCTCTGGCAACCAGGATGAGCAA GAAGCTCCTGAAGACCCTTCTAAACCTGTCACTGAAGGAACCAATAAGTCTTCTGTTAACCCTGATGAGGAA GATTTGCATGACGCTGCTGTAGATTTTTCGGATCTTCCCATGGGACTTGTCCATTCTTCAGTTAATGATGAGGAGCAG GAACCTTTGGTTGAGCTTCCTAATCCTTCAGATACAGATATAGATATCCCTGCTAACTTCGATTAG
- the LOC115960178 gene encoding GATA transcription factor 24-like isoform X2: MAAANPQPLQARPYGDHVAVRGPIPLDDDDEGEYEDGGGGGDDAMDDLEDAHVNSVSVAEYGVGVGGGGGGGGCGGGVGGGVVMASRTSELTLSFEGEVYVFPAVTPEKVQAVLLLLGGRDVPTGVPTIEVPFNQNNRGVGETPKRSNLSRRIASLVRFREKRKERCFDKKIRYTVRKEVAQRMHRKNGQFASVKENSGASSWDSPQSCLQDGTPHPESVLRRCQHCGVSENNTPAMRRGPAGPRTLCNACGLMWANKGTLRDLSKGGRNVSMDHVGPETPVDVKPSITDGEFSGNQDEQAPEDPSKPVTEGTNKSSVNPDEEDLHDAAVDFSDLPMGLVHSSVNDEEQLWYLQEPLVELPNPSDTDIDIPANFD; this comes from the exons ATGGCGGCAGCGAATCCACAGCCTTTGCAGGCGCGTCCGTATGGGGACCACGTGGCGGTGCGGGGACCGATACCGCTTGACGATGATGATGAAGGTGAGTACgaagatggtggtggtggtggtgatgatgcTATGGATGACTTGGAAGATGCTCACGTGAATTCGGTTAGCGTTGCGGAGTATGGAGTTGgagttggtggtggtggtggtggtggtggctgtggtggAGGTGTTGGTGGAGGAGTGGTTATGGCGTCTCGGACGAGTGAGCTTACTCTTTCTTTCGAAGGTGAGGTCTACGTGTTCCCTGCTGTCACGCCTGAAAAG GTACAAGCAGTGCTCTTGCTTCTAGGTGGACGCGATGTACCAACTGGTGTGCCTACAATTGAAGTACCTTTTAATCAAAATAACAGG GGTGTAGGTGAAACCCCAAAGCGCTCAAATCTTTCACGAAGAATAGCATCCTTGGTTAGGTTTCGTGAAAAACGGAAAGAGAGatgttttgacaaaaaaattcgGTACACTGTTCGAAAAGAAGTTGCACAGAG GATGCACCGCAAGAATGGACAGTTTGCATCtgtaaaagaaaattcaggTGCTTCTAGTTGGGATTCTCCTCAGAGTTGCCTTCAAGATGGTACTCCTCATCCAGAATCTGT TTTGCGCAGATGTCAACATTGTGGTGTTAGTGAAAATAATACTCCTGCAATGCGTCGTGGGCCAGCTGGACCGAGGACTTTATGTAATGCATGCGGTCTAATGTGGGCAAATaag GGAACATTGAGGGATCTCAGTAAGGGAGGAAGGAATGTTTCCATGGACCATGTTGGACCT GAAACCCCAGTTGATGTCAAACCGTCAATTACAGATGGAGAATTCTCTGGCAACCAGGATGAGCAA GCTCCTGAAGACCCTTCTAAACCTGTCACTGAAGGAACCAATAAGTCTTCTGTTAACCCTGATGAGGAA GATTTGCATGACGCTGCTGTAGATTTTTCGGATCTTCCCATGGGACTTGTCCATTCTTCAGTTAATGATGAGGAGCAG TTGTGGTATCTGCAGGAACCTTTGGTTGAGCTTCCTAATCCTTCAGATACAGATATAGATATCCCTGCTAACTTCGATTAG